A genomic stretch from Megachile rotundata isolate GNS110a chromosome 1, iyMegRotu1, whole genome shotgun sequence includes:
- the LOC100883722 gene encoding putative glutathione-specific gamma-glutamylcyclotransferase 2, whose product MWVFGYGSLIWKADFPYEEILVGHIKGYIRRFYQKSTDHRGVPDRPGRVVTLLSSDNPNDEVWGVAYKISSHNIDTVVKHLDYREKGGYERKSVLFYPSYSIEDIGSFLLTNNSFQTNFESKKLLPISSDLTPFYITIYIGGEDNPNYAGVEDIHVIAKQILVSHGPSGANTEYLHKLASAMRIIAPGIYDEHLFTLEATVKALEQEQDIQIEMNQRKSTDDSR is encoded by the exons ATGTGGGTATTTGGATATGGTTCACTTATTTGGAAAGCCGATTTTCCATACGAAGAAATTCTTGTTGGTCACATTAAAGGATATATTAGAAGATTTTACCAGAAAAGTACAGATCACAGAGGTGTACCTGATAGG ccTGGTCGTGTTGTCACGCTACTTTCTTCCGATAATCCTAATGATGAAGTATGGGGTGTTGCATACAAAATATCATCCCATAACATAGATACAGTTGTAAAACATTTGGACTACAGGGAAAAAGGAGGTTACGAAAGAAAAAGCGTACTTTTTTATCCATCCTATTCAATTGAAGATATTggatcatttttattaacaaataatagttttcaaactaattttgaaagtaaaaaGTTATTACCAATATCGTCGGATCTTAcaccattttatattacaatttacatagGAGGGGAAGATAATCCAAATTATGCAGGTGTAGAAGATATTCATGTAATTGCGAAACAGATACTTGTATCTCATGGTCCTAGTGGGGCTAACACagaatatttacataaattagCATCTGCAATGCGTATAATTGCTCCAGGTATATACGATGAACATTTATTTACATTAGAAGCAACTGTCAAAGCATTAGAGCAAGAACAGGATATACAGATAGAAATGAATCAGCGTAAATCCACTGATGATAGTAGATGa